The proteins below are encoded in one region of Asticcacaulis excentricus CB 48:
- a CDS encoding sensor histidine kinase yields the protein MPLKSYLQELRSPNGAMATPRSRVRLGVIGWHLGWSAVSLASMIYLIFLPASVNVLAALAAAALPGVCSVFLLSRDDFRTRQMLVWVWALACLAALGLTGGVLGPLAPWVAAPMAAAVALNQRRLILLGAALSVAVTLFAILFSLMRLFPLPDIVESFWLSSVAVITLVTGLGLSLLPALRMRTEAVRGVEHDRIRFLTLLSEQPHLIIVVDGEGRLLSAYGETPPGLDMALLMKHGLITCAHVPHRLGLMQALEAAQDTGRAEAGFMPHAALDHFIRLNLRRGADGKLYGVLSDASLQHAREDELETARQEAQALNEGKSRFLAGMSHELRTPLNAVIGFSDIMRQQMFGPLTGKYAEYSQLIWESGQHVLDLVNDVLDMSKIEASRYELSLERFDAREPVSAALRLILATAHEKGVTVKSVLPPTPLEVTADKRAIKQMCLNLLSNAVKFTPQGGTITLMLSETGQHSIDIQITDTGVGIAPEDLKRLGKPYEQSGPMEQRAMGTGLGLSLVQALAGLHRGRMTIESELGVGTSVSVLLPVVVNSDQPELPLSPPGASENEMRVALSTETPKPLEDRLYMPPDLTGSDFVIRPAKS from the coding sequence GTGCCGCTGAAATCCTATCTTCAGGAACTGAGATCACCCAACGGGGCTATGGCCACGCCGCGCAGTCGTGTGCGGCTCGGGGTCATTGGGTGGCATCTCGGCTGGTCGGCGGTGAGTCTGGCCTCGATGATCTATCTGATCTTTCTGCCGGCCTCGGTCAATGTGTTGGCGGCGTTGGCGGCGGCGGCCCTGCCGGGTGTGTGCAGCGTCTTCCTGCTCAGCCGGGATGATTTCCGCACGCGGCAGATGCTGGTGTGGGTGTGGGCCCTGGCCTGTCTTGCGGCGCTCGGTCTTACTGGGGGTGTGCTGGGGCCGCTGGCACCCTGGGTGGCCGCGCCGATGGCGGCGGCCGTGGCGCTCAATCAGCGGCGGCTGATCCTTCTTGGGGCGGCACTGTCGGTGGCCGTGACCTTGTTTGCCATCCTGTTTTCGCTGATGCGGCTGTTTCCCCTGCCGGATATTGTCGAAAGCTTCTGGCTGTCTTCGGTGGCGGTGATCACGCTGGTCACGGGTCTCGGCCTGTCGTTGCTGCCGGCGCTGCGCATGCGTACCGAGGCGGTGCGCGGCGTCGAACACGACCGCATCCGTTTTCTGACCCTACTCAGCGAACAGCCGCATCTGATCATTGTCGTCGATGGCGAGGGCCGCCTGCTGTCGGCCTATGGCGAGACGCCGCCGGGGCTCGATATGGCGCTTCTGATGAAGCACGGCCTGATCACCTGCGCCCACGTTCCTCATCGACTGGGCCTGATGCAGGCGCTTGAGGCGGCGCAAGACACCGGTCGCGCCGAAGCTGGTTTCATGCCGCACGCCGCACTGGATCACTTCATTCGCCTCAACCTGCGGCGCGGCGCGGATGGCAAGCTCTATGGCGTCCTGTCCGACGCCTCGTTGCAACACGCGCGCGAGGACGAGTTGGAGACAGCACGTCAGGAAGCGCAAGCGCTCAATGAGGGCAAGTCGCGTTTTCTGGCCGGAATGAGCCACGAACTGCGTACGCCGCTCAACGCCGTCATCGGCTTTTCAGACATCATGCGTCAGCAAATGTTCGGCCCGCTGACCGGCAAATACGCCGAATATTCGCAATTGATCTGGGAGTCGGGGCAGCATGTACTCGATCTGGTCAATGACGTGCTCGACATGTCGAAGATCGAGGCCAGCCGCTATGAGCTATCGCTGGAACGTTTCGACGCGCGCGAACCGGTATCGGCTGCGCTGCGTCTGATACTTGCCACGGCGCATGAAAAAGGCGTGACGGTGAAGTCGGTCCTGCCGCCAACGCCGCTTGAGGTCACCGCTGACAAGCGCGCCATCAAGCAGATGTGCCTTAACCTTCTATCTAATGCCGTGAAATTTACGCCGCAGGGCGGCACGATCACCCTAATGCTCAGCGAAACGGGTCAGCACAGTATCGACATCCAGATCACGGACACCGGCGTCGGCATCGCCCCCGAAGACCTAAAGCGGCTGGGCAAGCCCTATGAGCAATCCGGGCCGATGGAACAGCGCGCGATGGGAACGGGGCTGGGCCTGTCGCTAGTGCAGGCCCTGGCGGGGCTGCACCGCGGGCGTATGACGATCGAGAGCGAACTGGGTGTCGGCACGAGCGTGAGCGTGTTGCTGCCGGTGGTGGTCAATTCCGATCAGCCGGAACTGCCGCTCAGCCCGCCGGGCGCATCGGAGAATGAAATGCGGGTGGCTCTTTCCACAGAAACGCCCAAGCCGTTGGAAGACCGCCTCTACATGCCGCCCGACCTGACCGGCAGCGACTTTGTGATCCGCCCAGCGAAGTCGTGA
- a CDS encoding helix-turn-helix domain-containing protein, which yields MKRRVQTEAEIAADARADLSQANYVMGLVSVVTGVPLSDMRALDRKDARTSRARQLCMYLISVAWQWPLHRIGAAFGRDRTTVGHACRRIEDLRDNRLLDEQIERLEACLLDMPSGLALPRRKAA from the coding sequence ATGAAACGAAGGGTGCAGACAGAGGCGGAAATCGCCGCCGACGCGCGGGCGGACCTGTCGCAGGCCAACTATGTGATGGGGCTGGTGTCGGTGGTGACCGGGGTGCCGCTTAGCGATATGCGCGCCTTAGACCGCAAAGATGCGCGCACATCGCGTGCCCGGCAGCTGTGCATGTATCTGATCTCGGTGGCCTGGCAATGGCCGCTCCACCGTATCGGGGCGGCCTTCGGACGTGACCGCACGACGGTTGGCCACGCTTGCCGCCGCATCGAGGATTTGCGGGACAACCGCCTGTTGGACGAGCAGATAGAGCGGCTGGAGGCTTGCCTGCTCGACATGCCCTCAGGCCTGGCTCTGCCGCGTAGGAAGGCTGCCTGA
- a CDS encoding DUF2336 domain-containing protein produces MSTSPDPEALGPEDEMSVDDGLIVGGAHADKAAEQVFPARQTLLKRLADVVCLPETRVNAFERAVTADLLVEMLREAQKGERLRVARRLSKLSEVPHTLVRLLITDEPEVARFLIEDCDSLAETDLLYCIRRGTPTHCRLLATRKYIGPVVAEALTDTGDIATVEQLLKNRTSTLSQGAIEAAVSLSQDAPRLVPHLIRRLELRPSSAYVMFWWADADVRRVILSRFAVNREVMQDSAGDVFAMAAKEGWSDPLARKALQFIERRQRNREALKKSPFASLEAAIAEAARSGMTRHTAEEISYLSGIKPSTGAKILRDGGGEALAVLCKATGLKKADLRNLWRALRRPGQKDGEVHPDLERVLVVYDTLAVDRAQTVLRYWNWSLSSALTPMMIRALSQGESMEIDVLSVPQRAAMLAFAQDLKR; encoded by the coding sequence ATGAGTACGTCCCCTGATCCGGAAGCCTTAGGCCCAGAAGACGAAATGTCCGTTGATGACGGCCTGATCGTTGGCGGTGCGCATGCCGATAAGGCCGCCGAACAGGTCTTTCCGGCGCGTCAGACCCTGCTGAAACGGCTTGCCGATGTGGTCTGTTTGCCTGAAACGCGGGTCAATGCTTTTGAGCGCGCGGTTACCGCGGACCTGCTGGTCGAAATGCTGCGCGAAGCGCAAAAGGGCGAGCGTCTGCGCGTGGCGCGTCGCCTCAGCAAGCTGAGCGAAGTCCCGCATACGCTGGTACGCCTGCTGATTACCGATGAGCCCGAGGTCGCCCGCTTTCTGATCGAGGATTGCGATTCGCTGGCTGAAACCGATCTTCTCTATTGCATTCGCCGCGGTACACCTACCCACTGTCGCCTTCTGGCGACGCGTAAATATATCGGGCCTGTAGTGGCCGAAGCTCTGACCGACACCGGCGATATTGCTACGGTCGAACAGTTATTAAAGAACCGCACCTCCACCCTGTCGCAGGGCGCGATCGAGGCGGCCGTGTCGCTCAGTCAGGACGCACCGCGACTGGTACCGCATCTGATCCGGCGGCTGGAACTGCGCCCCAGTTCAGCCTATGTGATGTTCTGGTGGGCCGATGCCGATGTGCGTCGCGTCATCCTGAGCCGCTTTGCCGTCAACCGCGAAGTCATGCAGGATTCCGCCGGCGATGTGTTCGCTATGGCCGCCAAGGAGGGGTGGAGCGATCCGCTGGCGCGTAAGGCGTTGCAATTTATCGAGCGTCGTCAGCGCAACCGAGAGGCTCTGAAAAAAAGCCCGTTCGCCAGTCTGGAAGCCGCCATTGCCGAGGCCGCGCGTAGCGGTATGACGCGGCACACGGCCGAGGAAATCTCTTATCTGTCCGGTATTAAGCCCTCGACCGGGGCCAAAATCCTACGCGATGGCGGCGGCGAGGCGCTGGCCGTTCTGTGCAAGGCGACCGGGCTGAAAAAGGCCGATCTGCGCAACCTGTGGCGGGCTCTGCGCCGTCCTGGGCAGAAGGACGGGGAGGTGCACCCTGACCTTGAGCGCGTACTGGTGGTCTATGACACCCTGGCCGTTGATCGCGCCCAGACGGTGCTGCGCTACTGGAACTGGTCTCTGTCTTCGGCCCTTACACCGATGATGATCCGCGCCCTGTCGCAAGGGGAGTCGATGGAGATAGACGTCTTATCGGTACCGCAACGGGCCGCCATGCTGGCCTTTGCGCAGGATCTGAAGCGGTAA
- the chpT gene encoding histidine phosphotransferase ChpT — protein sequence MDDLSLATPEQGSETEAQAKVAPLPNPHELATQLVAKLCHDFISPTGAIISGLDLLSDPSAQDMRDDAVNLIQASATKLVTLVHFARVAFGAATSAEAFSAKELNKILSDVFSTMRATLDFDVADEVVFEKPAARALMNLGYIAGNALPTGGTATLRREETDEAITLTAQSNGPRARLKPEAVEGLNGQPLSDGLSGQWIQPFWLHSVVQEAGGTLRVTLDPDSLGIKIVLPKK from the coding sequence ATGGATGACCTTTCGCTGGCGACACCTGAACAGGGTTCCGAAACCGAAGCTCAGGCAAAGGTCGCACCCCTGCCCAATCCGCACGAACTGGCGACGCAACTAGTGGCTAAACTGTGCCACGATTTCATTTCGCCTACCGGAGCCATCATCTCCGGCCTCGACCTGCTAAGCGACCCGTCGGCGCAGGATATGCGCGACGATGCGGTCAACCTGATCCAGGCCTCGGCGACCAAGCTGGTTACGCTGGTCCACTTTGCCCGTGTGGCGTTCGGCGCGGCGACCTCAGCCGAAGCCTTTTCGGCCAAAGAGCTGAACAAGATCCTGTCTGACGTCTTTTCGACCATGCGTGCCACGCTCGATTTCGACGTGGCCGATGAGGTCGTGTTTGAAAAGCCGGCGGCGCGTGCCCTGATGAATCTCGGCTACATTGCCGGTAATGCCTTGCCCACCGGCGGCACGGCGACCCTTCGTCGCGAAGAGACCGATGAGGCCATCACTTTGACGGCGCAATCCAATGGCCCGCGCGCACGCCTGAAACCCGAAGCGGTTGAGGGCCTGAACGGTCAGCCCCTGTCGGACGGCCTGAGCGGGCAATGGATACAACCCTTCTGGCTGCACAGCGTCGTGCAGGAAGCCGGGGGCACGCTTCGGGTCACTCTGGATCCTGATTCACTCGGGATTAAGATCGTTCTACCAAAAAAATAA
- a CDS encoding SufE family protein, with amino-acid sequence MTDTFDARLSDLLEEFDLFDDWEDRYRYIIDLGKTLVPLSEAERNEVTRVRGCASQVWLMMDETGDGILRFRGDSDAHIVKGLIAILVRLLNGLPRAEVRNFSIRETLTRLGLDEALSSQRTNGLISMVERLKQAAA; translated from the coding sequence ATGACCGATACATTCGACGCCCGCCTGAGCGACCTTCTCGAAGAATTTGACCTTTTCGATGACTGGGAAGACCGCTATCGCTATATCATCGACCTGGGGAAGACGCTGGTGCCGCTGAGCGAAGCCGAGCGCAACGAGGTGACGCGCGTGCGCGGTTGCGCCTCACAAGTGTGGCTGATGATGGATGAAACCGGCGACGGAATTTTGCGCTTCCGCGGCGATTCCGACGCTCATATCGTCAAGGGGCTGATCGCCATTCTGGTGCGACTGCTAAACGGCCTACCGCGCGCCGAGGTGCGCAACTTTTCGATCCGCGAAACCCTGACCCGTCTGGGGCTGGATGAGGCCCTGTCGTCACAGCGCACCAATGGCCTGATTTCGATGGTCGAGCGCCTGAAGCAGGCGGCGGCCTGA
- a CDS encoding sensor histidine kinase: MDKQSAALTPSACSLPESDFGKRAFMRMVSHELRTPLNSIIGFAEVLTHELYGPLGAPQYTEYAGIIRDSGKKLLSLFNDVLELVRLESEPGLLRPEIETIPPHIHDAARRHAACAKARGVNILPGLTDAELSGRFDPRGLGLCLDHLISNAIDFTPEGRDVEITARPDGDFVDIAIFNPGKAPDPAEIPRLMRPFEQGAGDYNRSREGAGLGWSIVKLASEAMGGGFSVQSDPSNGLKATVRLKRR; encoded by the coding sequence ATGGACAAACAATCGGCGGCCCTCACCCCGTCTGCCTGCTCCCTTCCGGAAAGCGACTTCGGCAAGCGTGCCTTTATGCGGATGGTGAGCCACGAACTGCGCACCCCGCTCAACTCGATAATCGGCTTCGCCGAGGTGCTGACACATGAACTCTACGGGCCGCTCGGCGCGCCGCAATATACCGAATATGCCGGCATTATCCGCGACAGCGGTAAGAAATTACTTAGCCTTTTCAATGATGTGCTGGAACTGGTGCGGCTGGAGAGCGAGCCCGGCTTGCTGCGCCCGGAAATCGAAACCATTCCGCCGCATATCCATGACGCGGCGCGCCGTCATGCCGCCTGCGCCAAGGCCCGCGGCGTCAATATCCTGCCCGGCCTGACCGACGCCGAACTCAGCGGGCGCTTCGACCCGCGCGGCCTTGGCTTGTGTCTCGATCACCTGATCAGCAATGCCATCGACTTCACACCCGAAGGCCGCGATGTCGAAATTACCGCCCGACCGGACGGCGACTTTGTCGATATCGCCATCTTCAATCCAGGCAAGGCCCCAGACCCCGCCGAGATTCCGCGCCTGATGCGGCCGTTCGAGCAGGGGGCCGGCGACTATAACCGCAGCCGCGAAGGCGCTGGGCTCGGCTGGTCGATCGTCAAACTGGCCTCAGAAGCCATGGGCGGTGGCTTTTCGGTACAATCAGACCCAAGCAACGGCCTCAAAGCCACCGTGCGCCTGAAACGACGGTGA
- a CDS encoding PAS domain-containing protein, giving the protein MTGMAAEMLSALRMHEEVFRYWKSLRRSGRLPSRADIDPCSVRKLLPTISLIDVLAADPANEPERFRQRLAGTDLYTAYGMEITGKSFTDIYGADEARYWAEELTFVVRTRKPGVGLHSMAWRGSKSLSLFWLRLPLASDGVNVDMILGHDALIGQPELTGPSGIRAA; this is encoded by the coding sequence ATGACGGGCATGGCAGCGGAAATGCTGAGCGCTTTGCGCATGCATGAAGAGGTCTTCCGTTACTGGAAGAGCCTGCGCCGCTCCGGACGCCTACCGTCGCGCGCTGATATCGATCCGTGCAGTGTACGCAAGCTGCTACCAACCATTTCCCTGATTGACGTGCTGGCCGCCGATCCGGCCAATGAACCGGAGCGGTTCCGTCAGCGGCTGGCGGGCACCGACCTCTACACAGCCTACGGCATGGAGATCACGGGCAAGTCGTTCACAGACATCTATGGCGCGGATGAAGCGCGCTACTGGGCCGAAGAGCTCACCTTCGTTGTGCGCACGCGCAAACCCGGTGTCGGTCTGCATTCCATGGCGTGGCGCGGTTCGAAATCGCTGAGCCTGTTCTGGCTGCGTCTGCCGCTGGCCTCGGACGGGGTCAATGTCGATATGATTCTGGGCCATGATGCCCTGATCGGCCAGCCGGAACTGACTGGCCCCAGCGGTATCCGCGCCGCCTGA
- the cysK gene encoding cysteine synthase A yields MPDTQPQSTAPRYARKGRGKVFESILDTIGDTPLVKLPRLSAEYGAKATVLAKLEFFNPLASVKDRIGVAMIEALEATGQLKPGGVIIEPTSGNTGIALAFVAAQKGYELILVMPESMSLERRKMLALLGARLELTPAEKGMRGAVNRAQELVAATPGAVMPQQFENAANPQIHRISTAEEIWNDTDGAVDVLISGVGTGGSITGIGQVLKEKKASVEVVAIEPEASPVLSGGEPGPHKIQGIGAGFVPGILDKGVIDKVEKVSNDDAFATARQAAQLEGLPVGISSGAALKAAFRLAAQDAYAGKTIVVIIPSFAERYLSTALFDGL; encoded by the coding sequence ATGCCCGATACGCAACCACAATCGACGGCCCCGCGTTATGCCCGCAAAGGCCGCGGCAAGGTGTTTGAATCCATTCTCGACACGATCGGCGATACGCCGCTGGTCAAGTTGCCGCGTCTGTCGGCCGAATACGGGGCGAAGGCCACGGTTTTGGCCAAGCTGGAGTTCTTCAACCCGCTGGCCTCGGTCAAGGACCGTATCGGCGTGGCCATGATCGAAGCGCTGGAAGCGACGGGTCAACTGAAGCCCGGTGGCGTCATCATCGAGCCGACCTCAGGCAATACCGGCATCGCTCTCGCTTTTGTCGCCGCACAAAAGGGCTACGAACTGATCCTCGTCATGCCAGAGTCCATGTCGCTGGAACGCCGCAAGATGCTGGCGCTGCTTGGAGCGCGCCTGGAGCTGACCCCTGCCGAAAAGGGGATGCGCGGGGCCGTCAACCGCGCGCAGGAACTGGTCGCCGCCACGCCGGGCGCCGTCATGCCGCAGCAGTTCGAAAACGCAGCCAACCCGCAAATCCACCGTATTTCGACAGCCGAGGAAATCTGGAACGATACTGACGGCGCGGTCGATGTGCTGATTTCAGGCGTCGGCACGGGCGGCTCGATCACCGGCATCGGTCAGGTGCTGAAAGAAAAGAAGGCTTCGGTTGAGGTTGTCGCGATTGAGCCCGAAGCCTCGCCGGTCCTGTCGGGCGGTGAGCCAGGACCGCACAAGATTCAGGGCATCGGCGCAGGTTTTGTGCCGGGCATTCTGGACAAAGGTGTTATCGACAAGGTCGAGAAAGTGTCAAACGATGACGCGTTCGCCACCGCGCGACAAGCGGCGCAACTCGAAGGTCTGCCCGTCGGCATTTCATCGGGCGCGGCGCTAAAGGCGGCCTTCCGACTGGCGGCGCAGGACGCCTATGCGGGCAAGACCATCGTGGTCATCATCCCGTCATTTGCCGAACGTTACCTTTCGACCGCTCTGTTTGATGGTCTCTAG
- a CDS encoding DUF1491 family protein, producing MLLPTDLWVSALIRRAEQAGAFAYVLKKGDARAGAVILKITHLREGETYILRQVSAGDEVKWIKPITSHDSEVIESYIERERRFDADLWVVELEDTEGRHFLTESIQLL from the coding sequence ATGTTACTGCCGACCGACCTTTGGGTATCGGCCCTGATACGACGCGCCGAGCAGGCGGGGGCCTTTGCCTATGTGCTGAAAAAAGGCGATGCGCGCGCCGGCGCTGTGATTCTCAAAATCACCCATCTGCGCGAAGGCGAAACTTACATCCTGCGTCAGGTTAGCGCCGGGGACGAGGTGAAGTGGATAAAGCCCATCACCTCACACGATTCTGAGGTCATTGAGTCCTATATAGAGCGAGAGCGCCGCTTTGACGCCGATCTGTGGGTCGTCGAACTCGAGGATACCGAGGGGCGGCACTTCCTGACCGAGTCTATTCAGCTTTTGTAA
- a CDS encoding MFS transporter yields the protein MCAMTDARAPAPPHLSPPLVALFAFTCGAIVGNLYYAQPIIELIAPDVGLSQTTASLIVSLTQVGYVAGMVFITPLLDLFENKRLILVTLGLAFASLILSATAQNGGLFLFVAFLTGLGAVSVQMLIPLAAHLSPEETRGRTVGKIMAGLLTGILLSRPLSSFVADHLGWRSVFFIAAGLMIAIGLVLALTLPQRRPTHTASYGALLRSMASLWLSQPVLRQRSLLQATMFGAFSLFWTAVPMELFRAFHLSQSQIALFALSGAAGALAAPLSGWLGDAGHGAKVTLLGLIGAALAMLSGTVPALISILALMVAGIVLDACVQLTMIQGQRAIYGLDPHSRGRLNGLYMASIFVGGAIGSAVASPLYGLGGWTAIAVAGTVAPVIGLVLFLNGERKTASSPAPSR from the coding sequence ATTGTCGGCAATCTCTACTACGCCCAGCCGATTATCGAGCTGATCGCGCCGGATGTCGGCCTGTCGCAGACGACGGCAAGCCTGATCGTGTCATTAACGCAGGTCGGCTATGTGGCGGGCATGGTGTTCATCACGCCCTTGCTTGACCTGTTTGAAAACAAGCGCCTGATCCTTGTTACCCTCGGTCTGGCCTTCGCCAGTCTGATCCTCAGCGCCACGGCGCAAAACGGCGGTTTGTTCCTCTTCGTGGCCTTTCTGACCGGTCTGGGGGCGGTGTCTGTGCAGATGCTGATACCGTTAGCCGCGCATCTGAGTCCGGAAGAAACGCGTGGTCGGACGGTCGGCAAAATCATGGCCGGGCTTTTGACCGGCATCCTGCTGTCACGGCCCTTGTCAAGTTTTGTAGCCGATCATCTGGGATGGCGGTCGGTGTTTTTTATCGCCGCCGGGCTGATGATCGCCATTGGCCTGGTGCTGGCCCTGACCCTCCCGCAGCGCCGCCCGACGCACACGGCCTCTTACGGGGCGCTGCTGCGGTCGATGGCGTCGCTGTGGCTTAGCCAGCCGGTACTTCGGCAACGCTCATTGCTTCAGGCCACTATGTTTGGGGCGTTCAGCCTGTTCTGGACCGCTGTGCCGATGGAGTTGTTCCGGGCGTTTCACCTCAGCCAGTCGCAGATCGCACTGTTTGCCCTTTCAGGGGCCGCAGGCGCTCTGGCCGCCCCACTCAGCGGATGGCTGGGCGATGCCGGGCACGGAGCGAAGGTAACGCTGCTAGGCCTAATCGGCGCGGCGCTGGCCATGCTGAGCGGCACCGTCCCTGCTCTGATCAGCATTCTGGCACTGATGGTCGCTGGGATCGTCCTCGATGCCTGTGTGCAGTTGACGATGATTCAGGGGCAGCGCGCCATCTATGGACTTGACCCGCACAGCCGGGGCCGTCTCAACGGGCTTTATATGGCTTCGATCTTTGTAGGCGGTGCGATCGGCTCGGCGGTGGCGAGCCCGCTCTATGGTCTGGGCGGCTGGACGGCCATTGCGGTGGCCGGCACCGTCGCCCCTGTGATCGGTCTGGTCCTCTTTCTCAACGGCGAACGTAAGACCGCATCTTCACCCGCTCCAAGCCGGTAA